Proteins encoded in a region of the Prunus persica cultivar Lovell chromosome G4, Prunus_persica_NCBIv2, whole genome shotgun sequence genome:
- the LOC18779650 gene encoding trifunctional UDP-glucose 4,6-dehydratase/UDP-4-keto-6-deoxy-D-glucose 3,5-epimerase/UDP-4-keto-L-rhamnose-reductase RHM1: MGSYTPKNILITGAAGFIASHVANRLIRSYPDYNIVVLDKLDYCSNLKNLLPSKSSPNFKFVKGDIGSADLVNYLLITESIDTIMHFAAQTHVDNSFGNSFEFTKNNIYGTHVLLEACKVTGQIRRFIHVSTDEVYGETDEDAVVGNHEASQLLPTNPYSATKAGAEMLVMAYGRSYGLPVITTRGNNVYGPNQFPEKLIPKFILLAMQGKPLPIHGDGSNVRSYLYCEDVAEAFELILHKGEVGHVYNIGTKKERRVIDVAKDICRLFSVDPETNIKFVENRPFNDQRYFLDDQKLKILGWSERTIWQEGLKKTIEWYTKNPNWWGDVSGALLPHPRMLMMPGGIERHLEGSEEEKSESFVPSNTRMLVPPSKSCSSPRKPPFKFLIYGKTGWIGGVLGKLCEKQGIPFEYGKGRLQDRSSLLADIQNVRPTHVFNAAGVTGRPNVDWCESHKAETIRTNVAGTLTLADVCREHGLLMMNFATGCIFEYDAKHPEGSGVGFTEEDKPNFFGSFYSKTKAMVEELLKEFDNVCTLRVRMPISSDLNNPRNFITKISRYNKVVNIPNSLTILDELLPISIEMAKRNLRGIWNFTNPGVVSHNEILEMYKQYIDPKFTWANFTIEEQAKVIVAARSNNEMDASKLKKEFPELLPVKESLIKYVFEPNKTNSTQ, from the exons ATGGGTTCATATACCCCCAAGAACATCCTCATAACTGGGGCTGCTGGCTTCATTGCATCTCATGTTGCCAACCGGCTCATCCGCAGTTACCCTGACTACAACATTGTTGTGCTTGACAAGCTTGACTATTGTTCAAATCTGAAAAACCTCCTTCCCTCTAAATCATCACCCAATTTCAAGTTTGTTAAGGGGGACATTGGCAGTGCTGATCTTGTCAACTATCTCCTCATCACTGAGTCGATTGACACCATAATGCATTTTGCAGCCCAGACCCATGTCGACAATTCCTTTGGTAACAGCTTTGAGTTCACAAAGAACAACATCTATGGCACCCATGTTCTGCTAGAAGCATGCAAAGTGACTGGCCAAATCAGGAGGTTCATCCATGTCAGCACAGATGAGGTCTATGGTGAGACTGATGAAGATGCTGTTGTAGGAAACCATGAAGCATCTCAACTCCTCCCAACAAATCCATACTCTGCAACAAAAGCGGGAGCAGAAATGCTTGTTATGGCATATGGGAGATCATATGGATTGCCTGTTATAACGACCCGTGGAAACAATGTTTATGGACCAAATCAATTTCCTGAAAAATTGATTCCAAAGTTCATTCTGTTGGCCATGCAAGGGAAGCCTCTTCCAATTCATGGGGATGGCTCTAATGTGAGAAGCTATCTATATTGTGAGGATGTTGCTGAAGCTTTTGAACTCATTCTTCACAAGGGGGAAGTTGGCCATGTTTACAATATTGGaacaaagaaggaaaggaGAGTTATTGACGTGGCCAAAGATATATGCAGACTTTTCTCAGTGGACCCAGAGACAAACATCAAGTTTGTTGAAAACAGACCTTTCAATGATCAGAGGTATTTCCTAGATGATCAGAAGCTGAAGATTTTGGGGTGGTCAGAGCGAACTATATGGCAAGAGGGGTTGAAGAAGACTATAGAATGGTACACTAAGAATCCTAATTGGTGGGGTGATGTATCTGGGGCACTGCTGCCTCATCCACGAATGCTGATGATGCCTGGTGGGATTGAGAGACATCTGGAAGGGTCTGAAGAGGAAAAATCTGAATCTTTTGTCCCAAGTAATACCCGAATGTTGGTTCCACCTTCCAAAAGCTGTAGCTCTCCTCGTAAACCTCCCTTTAAGTTCTTGATCTATGGTAAGACTGGCTGGATTGGAGGTGTACTTGGAAAGCTATGTGAAAAACAAGGGATTCCTTTTGAATATGGCAAAGGGCGTCTACAGGATCGATCATCACTCTTGGCAGATATTCAAAATGTCAGGCCAACCCATGTGTTCAATGCTGCTGGTGTGACTGGTAGACCTAATGTTGATTGGTGTGAATCCCATAAAGCAGAAACTATTCGAACCAATGTTGCTGGAACCTTAACCCTAGCAGATGTTTGCAGAGAGCATGGACTCTTGATGATGAATTTTGCCACTGGCTGCATATTTGAGTATGATGCTAAACATCCGGAGGGTTCTGGAGTTGGATTCACTGAAGAGGACAAacccaatttttttggttcgtTCTATTCCAAAACCAAGGCCATG GTTGAGGAGCTGTTGAAAGAATTTGACAATGTTTGCACGCTCAGAGTGCGAATGCCCATCTCATCTGACCTGAACAACCCTCGTAACTTCATCACTAAGATTTCTCGTTATAACAAAGTGGTTAATATCCCTAACAGCTTGACCATCTTGGATGAATTACTACCCATCTCTATTGAGATGGCGAAGCGGAACTTGAGAGGTATATGGAACTTTACAAACCCTGGGGTCGTTAGCCATAATGAGATTCTGGAGATGTACAAGCAATACATTGACCCAAAGTTTACATGGGCAAATTTCACAATTGAAGAGCAAGCCAAGGTTATAGTTGCAGCTCGAAGCAACAATGAAATGGATGCATCCAAGTTGAAGAAAGAGTTCCCTGAGTTGCTACCAGTCAAGGAGTCGCTGATTAAGTATGTTTTTGAACCAAACAAGACAAACTCCACACAATAA